In Aliiglaciecola sp. LCG003, a genomic segment contains:
- a CDS encoding TnsD family Tn7-like transposition protein translates to MTNQLFPAPFPDETVYSWVCRFHFFAAHADFKRDTLRKLGIRDNRPANEFPPYLKKLSELSGVNLDQLIFCFTNAHYFQPFMDQIMYGEICEKLKRGDTSSLQSRIGAVANRITPGQLLKYCPLCAEKDAQQFGTSYWHRSHQLVGVTACETHGIHLLSVKRNTKTPQLPPLSGCIHPSSLLEIRLCKLIKSEIFDNDAQWSKVDTYQAYFNRLGEMELLTQSGRIKQKQLKEYLIQHLDGMSEFDYPYPQVFDAALDGKLSESMFYRAACNHQPIKHFVFISALFDSWDDFKQSANIEEIKEDSPVTEQQHHLQSVNWYEGLKMISEGKSLRTTALFLGTTVSTIKIKAQQNNLAIDLRPSKITELIERAIWRKLVVGVKTQDIADEFNVSVGAVEKVLTKHVWLPELRKRIWYFEKQKFHAKRISDFIDEHPDATRNDIRKKVKSSYYWLYKHEKELLYQLLPERVKAIYWPRKSKK, encoded by the coding sequence ATGACGAACCAGCTATTTCCTGCTCCATTTCCAGATGAGACTGTTTATAGCTGGGTTTGTCGCTTCCATTTTTTTGCAGCCCATGCTGACTTTAAAAGAGATACATTAAGAAAATTAGGTATCAGGGACAATCGCCCCGCTAACGAATTTCCCCCTTACTTAAAAAAGTTATCCGAGCTATCTGGGGTGAATTTGGATCAACTTATTTTTTGTTTCACTAACGCTCATTACTTTCAACCATTCATGGATCAAATCATGTACGGTGAGATTTGTGAAAAGCTTAAGAGAGGCGATACTTCAAGTTTACAGAGCCGCATTGGCGCTGTTGCCAACAGAATAACTCCCGGTCAATTACTAAAATATTGTCCACTTTGTGCCGAAAAGGATGCTCAACAGTTTGGGACTTCATACTGGCACAGAAGTCATCAGCTTGTGGGTGTTACCGCATGTGAAACACACGGTATACATTTACTAAGTGTTAAACGTAATACTAAAACACCACAATTGCCGCCTTTATCTGGATGCATTCATCCATCCTCCTTGCTTGAAATAAGGCTATGCAAGTTAATAAAAAGCGAGATATTTGATAATGATGCACAGTGGTCCAAAGTTGATACTTACCAAGCTTATTTTAATAGACTCGGTGAGATGGAATTATTAACTCAATCAGGGAGAATAAAGCAAAAGCAACTGAAGGAATATTTAATACAACACTTGGATGGTATGTCTGAATTTGACTATCCATACCCTCAGGTTTTCGATGCTGCATTGGATGGAAAACTGTCTGAAAGTATGTTCTACAGAGCAGCTTGCAACCATCAACCAATAAAACACTTTGTTTTTATCTCTGCACTTTTTGATTCATGGGATGACTTTAAGCAAAGTGCAAATATTGAAGAAATTAAAGAAGACTCTCCAGTTACCGAACAACAACACCATCTACAAAGTGTTAATTGGTACGAAGGGCTAAAAATGATTTCAGAAGGAAAAAGTTTAAGAACTACTGCCCTTTTTCTAGGAACAACAGTAAGCACCATAAAGATAAAAGCTCAGCAGAATAACTTAGCCATTGATTTAAGGCCATCAAAAATCACTGAACTCATTGAGAGAGCCATTTGGCGCAAGTTAGTTGTTGGTGTAAAAACACAGGATATAGCCGATGAGTTCAATGTGTCAGTAGGAGCAGTTGAGAAAGTTTTAACTAAACATGTTTGGCTTCCAGAGCTAAGAAAGCGCATCTGGTATTTTGAAAAGCAAAAGTTTCATGCGAAACGAATCTCGGATTTTATAGATGAACACCCAGACGCTACTCGTAATGATATTAGAAAAAAAGTCAAATCGAGCTATTATTGGCTGTATAAGCATGAAAAAGAGTTGTTGTACCAGCTACTTCCTGAACGAGTAAAAGCCATTTATTGGCCTAGAAAATCCAAGAAATAA